A genomic segment from Candidatus Brocadia sinica JPN1 encodes:
- a CDS encoding sulfurtransferase: MSYTTLISASELFDQIANPDWVIIDCRFSLDDTERGRRDYLQAHIPGAVYTHLNEDLSGPIIPGKTGRHPLPKPETFAQTLSNWGIDAKVQVVAYDDKGGAMAAARLWWLLRWVGHDAVAILDGGWPQWQKKGYSVTSGIETRKPRVFTPRVRNDLLVSSADVLKILHNPNFRLIDSRSADRYRGENETIDPVAGHIPGAFSAPFANNLDSNGLFISQEDLKDRFQDLLGNIPPERAVFYCGSGVTASHNLLALAHAGFGDARLYAGSWSEWITNTDYPITKGTD, from the coding sequence ATGTCTTACACAACTCTTATATCCGCTTCCGAACTTTTCGATCAGATTGCTAATCCAGATTGGGTGATTATCGATTGTCGTTTTTCCCTGGATGATACGGAACGTGGCCGCCGGGATTACCTTCAAGCCCATATACCCGGCGCCGTCTATACACACTTAAACGAAGACTTGTCTGGTCCGATCATTCCCGGCAAGACCGGCCGCCATCCACTGCCAAAGCCTGAAACATTTGCCCAAACCTTGTCAAATTGGGGAATAGATGCTAAAGTTCAAGTTGTAGCCTATGACGATAAGGGCGGTGCAATGGCGGCAGCCCGACTATGGTGGCTGTTGCGATGGGTTGGTCATGATGCCGTTGCAATCCTGGACGGCGGTTGGCCACAATGGCAAAAGAAAGGTTACTCGGTAACAAGCGGTATTGAAACCCGAAAACCAAGGGTCTTTACCCCCAGAGTTCGAAACGACTTGTTGGTTAGTTCCGCTGATGTTTTGAAGATACTGCACAATCCAAACTTTCGTTTAATTGACTCACGGAGCGCAGACCGCTATCGTGGTGAAAACGAGACAATTGATCCGGTAGCTGGTCATATTCCAGGTGCTTTCTCTGCTCCTTTCGCCAATAATCTGGATTCGAACGGGTTGTTTATTTCCCAGGAAGATCTGAAAGACCGCTTTCAGGATTTGCTTGGTAATATACCACCTGAGCGTGCAGTTTTCTATTGCGGTTCAGGTGTCACCGCATCACACAACCTTCTTGCCTTAGCTCATGCAGGTTTTGGAGACGCCCGTTTATATGCTGGTTCATGGAGCGAATGGATCACCAACACGGATTATCCAATCACAAAGGGCACAGATTAA
- the hslV gene encoding ATP-dependent protease subunit HslV, with amino-acid sequence MKPVIVSTTILAVRKNGHVAIGGDGQVTMNAAVVKQDAKKIRRLYHDKVIVGFAGSSADAFALMERFDAKLEQYQGNVLRSAHELAKEWRTDKVLRRLESLLVVVDKQYSFLISGGGDVIEPDDGIIGIGSGGSYAIAAARALMKHTSLSAKEIVAESLNIAADICVYTNKNIKVEEVR; translated from the coding sequence TTGAAACCAGTCATTGTATCTACAACAATTTTAGCGGTACGAAAGAATGGGCATGTCGCCATTGGTGGCGATGGTCAGGTCACCATGAATGCCGCAGTAGTAAAACAGGACGCGAAAAAGATTCGGCGGCTTTACCATGACAAGGTCATTGTGGGTTTTGCCGGCTCATCTGCGGACGCCTTTGCCCTTATGGAAAGATTTGATGCCAAACTTGAACAGTATCAGGGAAATGTCCTGCGCAGTGCCCACGAACTAGCCAAGGAGTGGCGAACAGATAAGGTACTCAGGAGGCTGGAATCTCTGCTTGTTGTGGTGGATAAACAATACTCGTTTTTGATTTCGGGTGGTGGAGATGTGATTGAACCGGATGACGGCATTATTGGTATCGGTTCCGGCGGTTCTTATGCAATTGCAGCAGCCAGAGCATTGATGAAACATACCTCATTGTCTGCAAAAGAGATCGTAGCGGAGTCCCTCAATATTGCGGCAGACATTTGTGTATATACCAATAAAAATATCAAGGTGGAGGAGGTCAGGTAG
- a CDS encoding CBS domain-containing protein has protein sequence MVAKDIMNKIVTAAKRKTIGRDLAVKLLSGMYSGLPVVDDDGKVVGVVSEFDLLKVIRTGKSLEQVTAGDIMSKNPICVSENTPVEEVIDLMTKHNIIRVPVVRNDTLVGVISRCDILSSVVEPEFVTIYAD, from the coding sequence ATGGTAGCCAAAGACATTATGAATAAGATAGTCACCGCGGCGAAGCGAAAGACGATCGGCAGGGATTTGGCCGTAAAATTATTGTCTGGCATGTATAGCGGATTGCCTGTTGTGGATGATGATGGAAAGGTCGTTGGGGTGGTAAGCGAATTTGATCTTTTGAAGGTGATAAGAACCGGGAAGTCGTTGGAACAGGTAACAGCAGGGGATATTATGTCAAAAAATCCTATATGCGTATCCGAAAATACTCCTGTCGAAGAGGTTATAGATCTTATGACTAAGCACAACATTATTCGCGTCCCTGTGGTGAGAAATGATACCCTGGTTGGTGTTATCTCCAGATGCGATATCCTCAGCAGTGTTGTGGAACCCGAGTTCGTAACGATTTATGCCGATTGA
- a CDS encoding RNA polymerase sigma factor RpoD/SigA: MNKFEYKIDHLADEMNENYVAEEDNNEGEVLEQRIKYKDYDPVRLYLKEMSSLPLLSREEELYLAKKIKITSRLLHRRVLGFDYALEKYVRILEELDSESDLVQFVETAVTKEQSKNETVEQLHCVAEKIKDALEKNLKDYEKMNKGIVSKNLKSRVLRKAASRKRKAIKELEAMHIRAETILPVMKELLSVLSEVVSYKESPQGSHYKKEVYKKLLHDSSETKILLMETVEATKKAIHSMNSIYHEYESARNRFSEGNLRLVVSIAKKYRKRGMVFHDLIQEGNTGLMRAVDKYDYRMGFKFSTYATWWIKQAIIRAIDDKARMVRIPVHMTDVINKTNKVLRNSQECLDKKPKLETIAKEAKIPVSEVYRVFRIASQPISLENPIGDDGETMFEDFIQDKKMESPISAVHQSLLKDQLQKVLNTLNHREREVIKLRFGIGDGYTHTLEEIGERFNITRERIRQIETVAIRKLQHPLRSRKLEGFLEGVMTN, from the coding sequence ATGAATAAATTTGAATATAAAATCGACCATCTAGCCGATGAAATGAATGAAAATTATGTTGCCGAAGAGGACAATAACGAAGGGGAAGTCCTTGAACAAAGGATAAAATATAAGGATTACGACCCGGTTCGTCTTTACTTGAAAGAGATGTCATCCCTACCATTGTTATCTCGTGAAGAAGAACTCTATCTGGCAAAGAAGATAAAGATTACGAGCCGGTTGCTTCACAGGAGGGTACTGGGATTTGATTATGCCCTGGAAAAATACGTACGTATACTTGAGGAGTTGGATAGTGAATCGGACCTTGTCCAATTTGTCGAGACTGCGGTAACAAAAGAGCAAAGCAAAAACGAAACGGTCGAGCAACTTCATTGCGTTGCTGAAAAAATCAAAGACGCACTTGAAAAAAACCTAAAAGACTATGAAAAAATGAACAAGGGAATTGTTTCCAAAAATTTAAAATCCAGAGTCCTGAGAAAAGCAGCTTCCAGGAAGAGGAAGGCGATCAAAGAGTTAGAGGCTATGCACATCCGCGCAGAAACGATATTGCCGGTTATGAAGGAGTTATTAAGCGTTTTGTCAGAAGTAGTATCGTATAAAGAAAGCCCGCAAGGTTCGCATTATAAAAAAGAAGTCTACAAGAAACTTTTGCACGATTCTAGCGAAACAAAAATCTTGTTAATGGAAACCGTCGAAGCAACAAAGAAAGCTATTCACTCTATGAATTCCATTTACCATGAGTACGAATCTGCCAGGAATCGATTCTCTGAGGGTAATCTGAGACTGGTGGTGAGTATTGCAAAAAAGTACAGGAAGCGCGGCATGGTCTTCCACGATCTTATTCAGGAAGGAAACACGGGTCTGATGCGGGCTGTTGATAAATACGATTATCGTATGGGTTTTAAATTTAGCACGTATGCCACTTGGTGGATCAAGCAGGCGATTATCAGGGCAATAGATGACAAGGCAAGGATGGTACGCATCCCGGTACACATGACGGATGTAATCAACAAGACGAACAAAGTGTTGAGGAACTCGCAGGAATGCCTTGACAAAAAACCCAAACTAGAGACCATCGCAAAAGAAGCGAAAATTCCAGTTTCAGAGGTTTATCGGGTATTCCGAATTGCGTCTCAGCCTATATCATTAGAAAATCCAATTGGCGACGATGGTGAAACGATGTTTGAGGATTTTATCCAGGACAAAAAGATGGAATCGCCAATCTCCGCTGTTCACCAATCACTGCTTAAGGATCAGTTACAAAAAGTACTTAACACACTGAATCATCGGGAACGCGAGGTGATTAAGCTGCGATTTGGTATTGGTGACGGGTACACCCACACGTTGGAAGAAATTGGGGAACGGTTTAACATAACAAGGGAGCGCATACGACAAATCGAAACCGTTGCCATTCGCAAACTGCAACATCCACTGCGAAGCAGGAAATTAGAAGGATTTCTCGAAGGGGTGATGACAAATTAA
- a CDS encoding gamma-glutamyl-gamma-aminobutyrate hydrolase family protein has product MKPIIGINCDYEEEGKRPYSFTYRDYSDAIIAAQGIPLLLPIVKDKNTVRLLLEKMDGLLLTGGNDVPPQRYGEEQHKKTICVHPDKDISDNILVRVAMQMKKPILAICYGAQLVNVVLGGSLVQDIPSVGISTIIHKDSQNVHYSHPVAIERDSLLYQIVETERIETNSVHHQAINKLGKGLRATAHTQDGITEAFELKDHPFLVGVQWHPERMTEHPCHAALFRSLVTASKQYSHSGTNVI; this is encoded by the coding sequence ATGAAACCAATCATTGGCATCAATTGCGATTACGAAGAGGAAGGTAAGCGTCCGTACTCTTTTACATATAGAGACTATAGCGATGCTATCATTGCAGCGCAGGGTATCCCACTATTATTGCCTATTGTTAAAGACAAAAATACTGTGAGGCTCCTTTTGGAAAAGATGGACGGCTTGCTCCTTACCGGTGGAAATGACGTACCCCCTCAACGCTATGGAGAGGAACAACACAAAAAGACCATTTGTGTTCATCCTGACAAGGATATTTCCGATAATATCCTGGTACGTGTCGCCATGCAGATGAAAAAACCCATTCTGGCCATATGTTACGGCGCTCAGCTTGTAAACGTTGTCTTAGGCGGCTCTCTTGTACAAGATATTCCATCAGTGGGCATATCAACTATTATCCATAAAGATTCGCAAAATGTGCATTATAGCCATCCTGTGGCTATAGAAAGAGACTCTCTCCTCTATCAGATTGTTGAGACAGAGCGTATCGAGACAAACAGTGTCCATCATCAGGCTATTAATAAATTGGGCAAGGGTTTGCGAGCTACAGCCCATACCCAGGATGGCATAACAGAGGCCTTCGAACTCAAAGATCATCCATTTCTTGTGGGTGTCCAGTGGCATCCTGAACGTATGACAGAGCATCCCTGCCACGCTGCACTGTTTCGTAGCCTTGTTACTGCCTCCAAGCAATACTCTCATAGTGGTACGAACGTGATTTAA
- a CDS encoding AI-2E family transporter → MKSSQRTITIHINGRFFSQLIKWFLVLLALGFAITSFIVMKHLSVAFIVSVLLAFLLEPIVLAIENHDVNRTWSVVIVFVSIAAITAFGVVFLLPGISAEFQSISAYLQLKPPSVLTAELEATIDSKFPLMKRHGLSHEIAVYLQHGLDDLIKESIDILFEFVHIVSMIFIVPVSTFFLLKDGRQIKKTFIQFVPNRYFEMTLSVIHKISQQVGSYIRGQLLDALIVGILSSIILHVLHVRYAFHIGILAGCANIIPHFGPIFGAVPAIFIALMDTGSLGQVIVVTFCFAGIQLFDYLFISHMVIFKRIHIHPLIVVVVVLVGGYLMGVIGMFVSLLLFSILKVAVMELVWSFRHYHIFGRSQRFLSENSNE, encoded by the coding sequence ATGAAGTCCTCTCAACGTACTATTACCATCCACATAAACGGGCGTTTTTTCTCTCAATTAATCAAGTGGTTTCTTGTTCTTCTGGCACTTGGGTTTGCCATCACATCTTTTATTGTAATGAAGCACTTGTCAGTCGCATTTATTGTCTCTGTTTTACTGGCATTTCTTCTGGAGCCGATCGTCCTTGCTATTGAAAACCACGATGTCAATCGCACCTGGTCTGTTGTTATTGTCTTTGTTTCAATTGCAGCAATTACTGCGTTTGGAGTTGTATTCTTGTTGCCGGGCATATCGGCTGAATTTCAATCCATATCCGCGTATCTGCAACTGAAGCCTCCTTCTGTTCTTACCGCTGAACTCGAGGCGACGATTGATAGCAAATTTCCTCTTATGAAACGGCATGGGTTGTCTCACGAAATAGCTGTATACCTCCAGCACGGTCTTGATGATTTGATCAAGGAAAGCATTGATATCCTTTTTGAATTTGTCCATATCGTCTCCATGATTTTTATCGTCCCCGTCTCCACTTTTTTCCTCCTCAAAGACGGTCGTCAAATTAAGAAAACTTTCATACAATTCGTGCCAAATCGTTATTTCGAGATGACGCTAAGTGTGATTCACAAGATTAGTCAACAAGTGGGTTCGTACATTCGCGGTCAGCTCCTTGACGCGCTCATTGTCGGCATTCTCTCAAGTATTATCCTACACGTATTACATGTTCGTTATGCTTTTCACATTGGCATTCTCGCAGGCTGCGCTAATATCATTCCACACTTCGGACCAATCTTTGGCGCTGTTCCTGCTATATTCATTGCACTTATGGACACGGGTTCGCTTGGACAAGTTATTGTGGTGACATTCTGCTTTGCGGGCATTCAACTATTCGACTATCTCTTCATCTCACATATGGTGATCTTCAAGAGAATCCACATACATCCCCTCATTGTAGTTGTCGTTGTTCTTGTTGGCGGCTATTTGATGGGGGTCATAGGGATGTTTGTATCTTTGCTGCTTTTCAGTATTTTGAAAGTAGCCGTGATGGAACTCGTGTGGAGTTTCAGGCATTATCACATCTTCGGACGTTCTCAACGGTTCCTGTCAGAGAACAGCAATGAGTGA
- the hslU gene encoding ATP-dependent protease ATPase subunit HslU: MKELTPRKIVEELDKYIIGQKNAKRAVAIAIRNRWRRHQLSDELREEVLPKNIIMIGPTGVGKTEIARRMAALVKAPFLKVEASKYTEVGYHGRDVESMVRDITEIGVNMVKAEMIQSVQEKAEKMAEERLLDLLLPPVPKSTEPTNVEAEEQRLSTREKFRKKLQDGELSNRIVELTTHEKPYVLQGFVAGVEEMGMDFQNMLEKMIPPRTQIRKVPVAEAKRILTQEEAEKLIDREKVIQEAIRRTEQFGIIFVDEIDKIAGRESAHGPDVSREGVQRDLLPIVDGTTVNTRYGMVRTDRILFIAAGAFHVSKPSDLIPELQGRFPIRVELEDLGKEEFLRILTEPKNALVKQYKALLETEGIKVRFENDAIESIAEIAVQVNKRTQNIGARRLHTVMEKLVEDASFDAPDMDGAEIVINAKYVEDKLQAIAKDEDLSRYIL, encoded by the coding sequence GTGAAGGAACTAACACCCCGTAAGATCGTAGAAGAACTCGATAAATACATCATCGGACAAAAAAATGCTAAACGTGCCGTGGCAATTGCCATCCGGAACCGATGGCGCAGACACCAACTTTCCGATGAATTGCGGGAAGAAGTCTTACCAAAAAATATTATCATGATAGGGCCCACAGGCGTAGGGAAAACGGAGATTGCAAGACGCATGGCGGCCCTCGTCAAGGCGCCCTTTCTTAAAGTTGAGGCATCAAAATACACGGAAGTTGGTTACCACGGACGCGATGTGGAATCTATGGTACGCGATATTACCGAGATCGGTGTAAATATGGTCAAGGCCGAAATGATACAATCCGTCCAGGAAAAGGCTGAAAAGATGGCGGAGGAGAGACTCCTGGATTTGTTATTGCCACCAGTGCCAAAAAGTACGGAACCGACCAATGTCGAAGCCGAGGAACAACGTTTAAGCACACGAGAGAAGTTCCGCAAAAAATTGCAAGACGGAGAGCTTTCAAACCGTATAGTAGAACTTACCACTCACGAAAAACCCTATGTGCTCCAGGGTTTTGTTGCGGGGGTTGAGGAAATGGGCATGGATTTCCAAAACATGCTGGAAAAGATGATCCCGCCACGCACACAAATACGAAAGGTCCCCGTAGCTGAGGCAAAAAGGATTTTGACACAGGAAGAGGCAGAAAAGCTTATTGACCGAGAAAAAGTCATTCAGGAAGCGATTCGCAGAACAGAACAGTTTGGAATTATCTTCGTGGACGAGATTGACAAAATCGCAGGCAGAGAATCCGCACACGGCCCTGACGTATCCCGCGAGGGTGTACAAAGAGATTTGTTACCGATTGTGGATGGTACTACGGTAAATACAAGATACGGAATGGTCAGGACTGACCGCATTCTTTTTATTGCCGCAGGTGCATTTCATGTTTCCAAACCTTCGGATTTGATTCCTGAACTGCAGGGACGATTCCCCATTCGTGTTGAATTAGAAGATCTCGGAAAAGAGGAGTTTTTACGTATCCTGACTGAACCCAAAAATGCCTTGGTTAAACAATACAAGGCGCTTCTGGAAACTGAGGGAATTAAGGTACGATTTGAGAATGACGCTATTGAGTCAATTGCGGAGATTGCTGTACAGGTTAACAAACGCACCCAGAATATTGGTGCACGAAGATTACATACCGTAATGGAAAAACTTGTGGAAGATGCCTCTTTTGATGCCCCTGATATGGATGGCGCAGAGATAGTTATCAATGCAAAGTATGTGGAGGACAAATTACAAGCTATAGCAAAAGACGAGGATTTGAGTCGATATATTCTGTAG
- a CDS encoding hemerythrin domain-containing protein: MKRIFIPVSIIFCACISACNSSKYRIYQDCRHIESTPSSVTEILHYDIDVVKRMMQVLESASNCLDKDRPVSQEIFADIVEVISGFSDKHHQEKEDKVLFPVLKVKDEGKKKDFLGRLLMEHVSARDEIRNLAKAINTIHHGTKAKKKIAKIARSYIRHMEKHIEMEERILFPWINKTLSTDEHMMLIKKFEAMEKEDIESGVHEKYTVMIERLEQQLMFCSDRE, encoded by the coding sequence ATGAAAAGAATCTTCATACCTGTTAGTATTATTTTTTGTGCCTGTATTTCAGCCTGTAACTCCTCGAAATACAGGATTTATCAGGATTGTAGGCACATCGAAAGCACGCCTTCTTCCGTCACTGAGATATTGCATTATGACATTGATGTTGTAAAAAGAATGATGCAGGTCTTGGAAAGTGCTTCGAATTGTCTTGATAAAGACAGACCCGTTTCTCAAGAGATTTTTGCTGATATTGTAGAAGTCATTTCCGGATTTTCTGATAAACACCATCAGGAGAAGGAAGATAAAGTACTTTTCCCTGTGCTAAAGGTAAAGGATGAAGGTAAAAAGAAGGATTTCCTGGGGAGGTTACTTATGGAGCATGTATCCGCACGTGATGAAATAAGAAATTTGGCTAAAGCAATCAATACTATCCATCACGGTACAAAGGCAAAAAAGAAGATCGCCAAAATAGCCCGTTCCTATATCAGGCATATGGAAAAGCACATAGAAATGGAGGAAAGAATCCTTTTCCCCTGGATAAACAAGACCTTGTCCACCGATGAGCACATGATGTTAATAAAAAAATTTGAAGCTATGGAAAAAGAAGATATTGAATCTGGTGTACATGAAAAATATACCGTCATGATCGAAAGGCTTGAGCAACAATTGATGTTTTGCTCGGATAGAGAATAA
- a CDS encoding cyclic nucleotide-binding domain-containing protein, with the protein MMNGFWENIFKKAGDNEDNVLKLLREIPILDDLSDEELREFERIAHHRYFETNEHIFWEGEPGVGMYIVKKGVVKIYKASADGKNDALAILKDGDFFGELALLDESPRSASAIAMEVCHILGFFRPEFFSVLERKPRLGLKVAMKLARIIGKRLRVTSAELQSITTRLHKPENLTKIILNGIEQSGRGGTKETKK; encoded by the coding sequence ATGATGAACGGTTTTTGGGAAAACATATTTAAGAAGGCGGGGGATAACGAAGACAACGTCCTCAAATTGCTCAGGGAAATCCCGATTCTCGATGATCTTTCCGACGAAGAACTCAGAGAATTTGAACGTATTGCTCATCACCGGTATTTTGAAACCAACGAGCATATTTTTTGGGAAGGCGAGCCGGGCGTTGGAATGTATATTGTCAAAAAGGGCGTGGTGAAAATTTACAAGGCATCGGCAGATGGGAAGAATGATGCCCTTGCAATCCTGAAGGATGGTGACTTTTTTGGCGAGTTGGCGTTACTAGACGAATCACCGCGCAGCGCCTCTGCAATTGCTATGGAAGTATGTCATATCCTGGGATTTTTCAGGCCAGAATTTTTTAGTGTGCTTGAACGGAAGCCGCGGCTCGGCCTCAAAGTGGCAATGAAACTTGCCAGAATTATCGGCAAGCGCTTGCGTGTTACCAGCGCTGAACTTCAATCCATCACCACCAGATTGCATAAGCCAGAAAACCTGACGAAGATAATTCTAAACGGAATAGAGCAATCAGGCAGAGGTGGAACCAAAGAAACTAAAAAATAA
- a CDS encoding Fur family transcriptional regulator — protein sequence METVEKLTKTLRSHGMKITPQRLMIFKILENNTSHPSAEDVYKKVKKIYPAVSFTTIYKTLETLKELGEVKELTIDEDRKHYDPNTNIHHHVICSACKKILDIFEDFSSHIQLPDFVNKDYTVTGFQISFYGTCKKCN from the coding sequence ATGGAAACTGTAGAAAAACTTACGAAAACACTGAGAAGCCACGGCATGAAGATTACTCCACAGAGGCTAATGATCTTCAAGATTTTAGAGAATAACACTTCCCATCCATCAGCGGAAGACGTTTATAAAAAGGTAAAAAAAATTTATCCTGCGGTATCGTTTACCACTATCTATAAGACTCTGGAAACGTTAAAGGAGTTGGGAGAAGTCAAAGAACTCACTATTGATGAAGACCGTAAGCATTACGACCCCAACACCAACATCCACCATCACGTAATCTGCTCTGCCTGTAAAAAAATACTCGATATTTTTGAGGATTTCTCATCGCATATCCAATTACCTGACTTCGTCAACAAGGATTACACAGTTACCGGGTTCCAGATATCCTTCTACGGCACCTGCAAAAAGTGCAACTAA